In the genome of Luteitalea pratensis, the window GTCGTGGGACGTGTGCGCCAGATTATTGCGGCACCCCTACCTTCGCGAGGTGCGACCCCACCGCCTGCTCCACCTCGTGCTCGATCGCGAGCAACTGACGACGTTCGGCCTCGGCTTCGCCCTTCCCGGCCGCGATTTCGGCCCTGCGCCGTGAGGCCCCGAGCGCCTCGTCGGCCTCGATGTATGCCTGCACGATCGCGCCGTAGTCGGCGCCGCTCTGCGCCGCACGCATCGGCAGGAACGTGATCCCCGCGTGGTTGATCACGTGGTTGATCGCGACCGTCGCGATGATCTCACGCTTGAGCGGGTGCTTCGCGAAGAACTCGCCGTAGCGCTGCTGCATGAGATCCGGGAAGTAGCGGGTGAGTAGCGGCAGGCCCGACGGGCTGTCTGGGAACGTCGAGGACAACGTCAGGTCGTAGGCGTGCATCTTGGCCTGCCCGAGCAGCACCGCCAGCAGCGGCCGCGGCAGGCCGCGCATCCGCATCGGACTCGACAACAGGGCCTCACGCGTCGGCACTGCCTGATCCGCACGACTGAAGACACGGTCGGCGATCATCTGCTCGATGACCTCGACGAACGTCTCGTACTCCACCACGCTGCGCACGCTGTCGAGAGTGATGGCGCGGGCCTGGTAGCGGTTGTCGTCCAGCACGAGTTCCGACACGTTGTCGGTCATCTGCTGGAGGACGACGTTGCGCGCGTCCCTGCTGGCAATCACCTTCTCCCGTACGAGGATGTCGAGCAGGATCTTGATGTTCACCTCGTGGTCCGACATGTCCACGCCGCCCGAGTTGTCGATCGCGTCGGTATTGCACAGCCCACCGCGCTCCCAGTACTCGAGCCGGGCCTTCTGCGTCATGCCGAGGTTGCCACCCTCGCCGATCACCCGCGCCCGCACCTCGCGCGCATCGACGCGGACGCGGTCGTTGGCACGGTCGCCGACGTCGGAATCGTCCTCGGTGCTCGCCTTGACGTAGGTGCCGATGCCGCCGTTGTAGAGCAGGTCCACCTTCGCAGTCAGCAGGCGCCGGATCATCTCCTCGCCTGTCACTTCGTCCTGCTCGATGTCGAACAGCGCCTTCATCTGTGTCGACACCGGGATCGCCTTGGCGGAACGATCGAAGATGCCGCCGCCGGCGCTGATGATCGACGTGTCGTAGTCACGCCATGTCGACCGCGGCAGCTTGAACAGCCGTTCGCGTTCCGCGAACGACTTCTCCAGATCCGGATCGGGGTCGATGAAGATGTGCGCGTGGTTGAAGGCCGCGATCAGCCTGGTCACGCGGCTGCGCAGGGCGCCATTGCCGAATACGTCGCCCGACATGTCGCCGAGGCCGATCATCGTGAACGGCTGGACCTGGATGTCCTGGCCCATGTTGCGGAAGTGGTGCAGCACGCACTCCCATGCGCCACGGGCGGTGATGCCCTCGACCTTGTGGTCGTAGCCGTTGCTCCCGCCCGAGGCGAACGCGTCGCCCAGCCAGAACCCGTATTGCGCCGACACCGAGTTGGCCGTGTCCGAAAGATGAGCCGTCCCCTTGTCGGCGGCCACGACCAGGTACGGATCCGGCTGGTCGTAGCGCACCACGTCCGGAGGATGTACGACCGCGCCGGCGACGATGTTGTCGGTGATGTCGAGCAGGCCCGAGATGAACTGGCGGTAGCGATCGACCAGGTACTGGTCCAGCGCCGGCCGCGCCGGCAACTGGCCTTTCAGCACAAAGCCACCCTTGGATCCGACGGGCACGATGATCGCGTTCTTGACCATCTGCGTCTTCATCAGGCCGAGGACCTCGGTGCGGAAGTCGTCGTGCCGATCGCTCCAGCGCAGGCCGCCGCGGGCCACCTTGCCGCCGCGCAGGTGGATGCCCTCGAGGTGCGGCGAGTGCACGTAGATCTCGTACAGCGGCCGCGGCGTGACCATGCCGGCCACCTTCGCGCACTCCACCTTCATCGACACCACCGGCCGCTCGGGCGTCTGGTACGCGTTGGTGCGCACCACCGCGAGCAGCAGGTTCTCGACGCCGCGCAGGATCTCGTCGTCCAGCAGGCTGCCGACCTGTTGCAGGGCGACGCGCAAGGCGCGGTCGGCTTGGTCCACGGCGTGATCGCGATCGCCATCGGCGACCGGATTGAAGCGGGCATCGAACAGCCGGAACAAGGCCGCCGACGCGGCGCCATTGCGCAGCATCACACCGGTGATCGTGTCGGCGTTGTAGCTCGGACGTACCTGGATCAAGTGGTTGCGCAGCGTCCGCAGCACCTCCACCTGGCGCCACGTGAGGCCCTCGCTGGTCACCAGGACATTCAGCGCATCGTCGGTGGCGCGCTTCTCGTGCAGTGCGCGCAGCGCGTCGAGGAGGCGATCTGGGCCCTGCGCCACCGCGCTGATGATCGTCGGCGCCGCCTGGATACGCAGGCGCTCGAGGAATCCGGTGCGGTTGTCGGGCAGGACCAGCGTCAGCGAGAGTTCCTCGACGACCGGCAGGCCGAGGTTCTGCAGGGTCCGCAACGTGCCGGTGAGTTTGAGTGGCTTCGGCGCGAAGAGCTTGATCGTGACCTGCTCGGCCGACTCGGGCAGGACGTGCATCTCGAGGCGGCCCTCGAGCGCCTCGAGCCTTGCCAGGTCAGCCGGGACTTCCTGGGGCGTCGTGGTCTCGCGGTACAAGCCGCTGCGGCTCTCGGACCGCACGTACTTGTTGAAGAGGCGACGGCCCTCGATGGTGCCGTATGCCTGTTCGAGTTCCAGCGCCGCCTGGTCCTCCCAGGTCGTCACGCTCTGACGGGTCAGCACGCGCACCTTCTCGACGTCGATGGGCGCCTCGAGTTCGGCGACGTCGAAGTAGAAGACGATGATCGCCTTGGTGCCGAGGTCCGCCCACTCGCTGAAAAGGATCGGGCCGAATGCCTCCTGCAGGCCGCAGCGCAACGCGGCCTCGACCTGCGGGGAGTACCGTGCACCAGAGAAGGCCACCGTCACGGCGGCGTAACCCGTGCCCTGGCGAGCTGCGACCGCGATCTCGTCGTCGCCGACGAGCGTGACCATCTGCTCGATGATCGTGCAGAGGTCTTCGCGACGCGCGTAGAACAGTTCGCGCTTCGGGAAGTGGTTGAAGATCGCGCGCGCCTCGCGCCACGCGTGCGAGTTGGGCGTGACGTCGAGCCCCTCGTGGACGTAGGTGAGCTTCTCGTCGAGGACCGGGATGTCGGCGGCCTTGGCGGCAAACGCGCTCTTGGCAAAGCGGCCGATCGCGAGCGTCATGCCGGCCAGGGTGCCATCGGCGGTCCACTCGCGGACGAATACGTCCTCGAGCGTCCCCAGGTGGTGGATGGCGTGGCCGTTCACGCAGTAGTCGATGTCGATGATCCGCGCATCGTCGGTTGCAGGCGAGAGGTTGCGCGTGATGTCTTCGGGAAGGCCAGGGAACACCGTCTCGATGAGCGCCGGGTCCTTGAAGGCGCCGAGCGCGCTCTCGTCCTGAGGCTGCAGGACGCCATCGGCGCCCGGGACGTAGCGCATCACGCCGAGCAGCACGAAGTTGTCGTCGCAGAGCCACTCGAGCAGGCGCCGCGAACCCGCGGCGGCGGTCATGTCGCCGTCACGCGCGCGGAGGCGGGCGCTGGCAGCAATCACCGCGGCCTTCATTGGCGCGAAGTCGCTGACGGCCAGGAACACGCTCTTGAGCAGGCTGAAGATCTGGTGCTCGAGGCGGCGCATCCGCTCGGTTCGATCGA includes:
- a CDS encoding NAD-glutamate dehydrogenase domain-containing protein, whose amino-acid sequence is MITADPTKRAQILEEVQRIVAATAPEGDRDLLHALAGVVLAEMPDSVAFRLPAPALAARIGEYFRFIAHTMPPEVQLYRGLPGLHVAVRNCDEAEDRAMAAHDGGPHEVTIVETHTPDAPFIFESLTNFFKNENLRVFSAIHPRITVRRQWERVVHVGGHGDEGSPELFCQFRIERIDRTERMRRLEHQIFSLLKSVFLAVSDFAPMKAAVIAASARLRARDGDMTAAAGSRRLLEWLCDDNFVLLGVMRYVPGADGVLQPQDESALGAFKDPALIETVFPGLPEDITRNLSPATDDARIIDIDYCVNGHAIHHLGTLEDVFVREWTADGTLAGMTLAIGRFAKSAFAAKAADIPVLDEKLTYVHEGLDVTPNSHAWREARAIFNHFPKRELFYARREDLCTIIEQMVTLVGDDEIAVAARQGTGYAAVTVAFSGARYSPQVEAALRCGLQEAFGPILFSEWADLGTKAIIVFYFDVAELEAPIDVEKVRVLTRQSVTTWEDQAALELEQAYGTIEGRRLFNKYVRSESRSGLYRETTTPQEVPADLARLEALEGRLEMHVLPESAEQVTIKLFAPKPLKLTGTLRTLQNLGLPVVEELSLTLVLPDNRTGFLERLRIQAAPTIISAVAQGPDRLLDALRALHEKRATDDALNVLVTSEGLTWRQVEVLRTLRNHLIQVRPSYNADTITGVMLRNGAASAALFRLFDARFNPVADGDRDHAVDQADRALRVALQQVGSLLDDEILRGVENLLLAVVRTNAYQTPERPVVSMKVECAKVAGMVTPRPLYEIYVHSPHLEGIHLRGGKVARGGLRWSDRHDDFRTEVLGLMKTQMVKNAIIVPVGSKGGFVLKGQLPARPALDQYLVDRYRQFISGLLDITDNIVAGAVVHPPDVVRYDQPDPYLVVAADKGTAHLSDTANSVSAQYGFWLGDAFASGGSNGYDHKVEGITARGAWECVLHHFRNMGQDIQVQPFTMIGLGDMSGDVFGNGALRSRVTRLIAAFNHAHIFIDPDPDLEKSFAERERLFKLPRSTWRDYDTSIISAGGGIFDRSAKAIPVSTQMKALFDIEQDEVTGEEMIRRLLTAKVDLLYNGGIGTYVKASTEDDSDVGDRANDRVRVDAREVRARVIGEGGNLGMTQKARLEYWERGGLCNTDAIDNSGGVDMSDHEVNIKILLDILVREKVIASRDARNVVLQQMTDNVSELVLDDNRYQARAITLDSVRSVVEYETFVEVIEQMIADRVFSRADQAVPTREALLSSPMRMRGLPRPLLAVLLGQAKMHAYDLTLSSTFPDSPSGLPLLTRYFPDLMQQRYGEFFAKHPLKREIIATVAINHVINHAGITFLPMRAAQSGADYGAIVQAYIEADEALGASRRRAEIAAGKGEAEAERRQLLAIEHEVEQAVGSHLAKVGVPQ